One stretch of Danio rerio strain Tuebingen ecotype United States chromosome 6, GRCz12tu, whole genome shotgun sequence DNA includes these proteins:
- the tmem198ab gene encoding transmembrane protein 198 isoform X1 — MDCMELSVPGGPSPASHFPSHSAITQNKQIDVDARCSLTSQPLPLPSVIPSLQRVLSVQHTAVSMTSTLQTLAFKLAPPSREAGSGQLEPCSDVQGRRYEVVPSVVCSMCCLFGIIYCFFGYRCFKAVLFLTGLMFGSVIIFLLCYKERVLDTQLSVEASVGIGLGIGTLCGLVTMLVRSVGLFMVGLLLGLLVGIGTLIGMEELSSNPPRSVWVPLGVLLGLGMLFAVLTLQWQRCFTTLSTAVFGAAVIVVATDYFVELFALVRYIYERVKTGPREPVCWTTWVVLGAWPALALLGVLVQWRVTAEGYSHTKVMISRQQRRVQLMRIRQKEERRESSRKKKRKQPQSAQHTHAAKALHPEPAYRRKPNPIRRFDGDVLSPSYIQSFRDRQVDGRAYPVGGLMPSGHTSVDMDYDCGSTVPLTAGVGPHVRV, encoded by the exons ATTGATGTGGATGCGAGGTGTTCCCTGACTTCCCAGCCCCTTCCCCTTCCCTCAGTTATCCCTTCCCTTCAGCGTGTTCTGTCGGTCCAGCACACTGCGGTCAGCATGACCTCCACCTTGCAGACCCTGGCCTTTAAACTGGCCCCTCCCTCAAGAGAAGCTGGGTCAGGACAGCTGGAGCCCTGTAGTGATGTACAGGGGCGACGCTATGAGGTTGTCCCATCAGTGGTCTGCTCCATGTGCTGTCTCTTCGGAATCATCTATTGCTTCTTTG GTTACCGCTGTTTCAAAGCTGTACTCTTCCTGACGGGACTGATGTTTGGCTCCGTCATCATTTTCCTTCTCTGCTACAAGGAGCGAGTGTTAGACACGCAGCTGAGCGTGGAGGCTAGTGTGGGCATCGGCCTGGGCATCGGCACCCTCTGCGGCCTGGTTACCATGCTGGTGAGGAGCGTTGGCCTCTTCATGGTAGGGCTGCTCCTGGGCCTGCTGGTGGGCATCGGGACTCTGATCGGCATGGAGGAGCTCTCGTCCAACCCCCCGCGATCAGTATGGGTGCCCCTGGGTGTGCTGCTGGGCCTGGGCATGCTGTTCGCCGTTCTCACCCTACAGTGGCAGAGATGCTTCACCACGCTCTCCACAGCCGTGTTTGGAGCTGCGGTCATCGTTGTAGCCACTGATTATTTCGTGGAGCTCTTCGCTTTGGTGAGGTATATTTACGAGCGGGTGAAGACTGGCCCCCGGGAGCCGGTGTGCTGGACGACGTGGGTGGTCCTGGGAGCCTGGCCTGCTCTCGCCCTGCTGGGAGTGTTGGTGCAATGGAGGGTGACGGCGGAAGGTTACTCCCACACCAAGG TGATGATCAGTCGTCAGCAGCGGCGGGTTCAGCTCATGCGTATTCGTCAGAAAGAGGAGAGGCGGGAGAGCAgcaggaagaagaagaggaagcagCCGCAGAGCGCACAGCACACGCATGCTGCCAAAGCTCTGCATCCGGAGCCTGCCTACCGCAGAAAACCCAACCCTATACGACGCTTCGATGGAGACGTGCTTTCTCCT AGCTATATCCAGAGTTTCCGGGACCGTCAGGTGGATGGTCGTGCTTATCCAGTAGGTGGACTGATGCCTTCAGGCCACACAAGTGTGGATATGGACTATGACTGTGGCTCCACCGTCCCGCTCACTGCTGGGGTTGGACCACACGTCCGGGTCTGA
- the tmem198ab gene encoding transmembrane protein 198, whose amino-acid sequence MTSTLQTLAFKLAPPSREAGSGQLEPCSDVQGRRYEVVPSVVCSMCCLFGIIYCFFGYRCFKAVLFLTGLMFGSVIIFLLCYKERVLDTQLSVEASVGIGLGIGTLCGLVTMLVRSVGLFMVGLLLGLLVGIGTLIGMEELSSNPPRSVWVPLGVLLGLGMLFAVLTLQWQRCFTTLSTAVFGAAVIVVATDYFVELFALVRYIYERVKTGPREPVCWTTWVVLGAWPALALLGVLVQWRVTAEGYSHTKVMISRQQRRVQLMRIRQKEERRESSRKKKRKQPQSAQHTHAAKALHPEPAYRRKPNPIRRFDGDVLSPSYIQSFRDRQVDGRAYPVGGLMPSGHTSVDMDYDCGSTVPLTAGVGPHVRV is encoded by the exons ATGACCTCCACCTTGCAGACCCTGGCCTTTAAACTGGCCCCTCCCTCAAGAGAAGCTGGGTCAGGACAGCTGGAGCCCTGTAGTGATGTACAGGGGCGACGCTATGAGGTTGTCCCATCAGTGGTCTGCTCCATGTGCTGTCTCTTCGGAATCATCTATTGCTTCTTTG GTTACCGCTGTTTCAAAGCTGTACTCTTCCTGACGGGACTGATGTTTGGCTCCGTCATCATTTTCCTTCTCTGCTACAAGGAGCGAGTGTTAGACACGCAGCTGAGCGTGGAGGCTAGTGTGGGCATCGGCCTGGGCATCGGCACCCTCTGCGGCCTGGTTACCATGCTGGTGAGGAGCGTTGGCCTCTTCATGGTAGGGCTGCTCCTGGGCCTGCTGGTGGGCATCGGGACTCTGATCGGCATGGAGGAGCTCTCGTCCAACCCCCCGCGATCAGTATGGGTGCCCCTGGGTGTGCTGCTGGGCCTGGGCATGCTGTTCGCCGTTCTCACCCTACAGTGGCAGAGATGCTTCACCACGCTCTCCACAGCCGTGTTTGGAGCTGCGGTCATCGTTGTAGCCACTGATTATTTCGTGGAGCTCTTCGCTTTGGTGAGGTATATTTACGAGCGGGTGAAGACTGGCCCCCGGGAGCCGGTGTGCTGGACGACGTGGGTGGTCCTGGGAGCCTGGCCTGCTCTCGCCCTGCTGGGAGTGTTGGTGCAATGGAGGGTGACGGCGGAAGGTTACTCCCACACCAAGG TGATGATCAGTCGTCAGCAGCGGCGGGTTCAGCTCATGCGTATTCGTCAGAAAGAGGAGAGGCGGGAGAGCAgcaggaagaagaagaggaagcagCCGCAGAGCGCACAGCACACGCATGCTGCCAAAGCTCTGCATCCGGAGCCTGCCTACCGCAGAAAACCCAACCCTATACGACGCTTCGATGGAGACGTGCTTTCTCCT AGCTATATCCAGAGTTTCCGGGACCGTCAGGTGGATGGTCGTGCTTATCCAGTAGGTGGACTGATGCCTTCAGGCCACACAAGTGTGGATATGGACTATGACTGTGGCTCCACCGTCCCGCTCACTGCTGGGGTTGGACCACACGTCCGGGTCTGA